One region of Vigna angularis cultivar LongXiaoDou No.4 chromosome 10, ASM1680809v1, whole genome shotgun sequence genomic DNA includes:
- the LOC108334684 gene encoding uncharacterized protein LOC108334684: MEDSARQEKVRKYEEFVDKRLKPDLIHAISQRDKVFEQQKIFADLRRNIENLEKNSVTSLRTLVNIGSEVYLQAEVPDTQRIFVDIGFGFHVEFTWSEALNYIEKREEKIARQIEEYTRLIASIKAQIKLVCEGIRELLQLPAEKSLSERIF; this comes from the exons ATGGAGGACAGCGCACGCCAGGAGAAAGTTAGAAAGTATGAAGAATTTGTTGACAAACGCTTGAAACCCGATCTTATTCATGCTATTAGTCAACG GGACAAGGTTTTTGAACAACAGAAAATTTT TGCTGATCTGCGAAGAAACATTGAAAACCTCGAGAAGAATAGTGTAACCAGTCTAAGAACTTTGGTCAATATTGGGTCTGAAGTATACCTGCAGGCAGAAGT GCCAGATACTCAACGCATATTTGTGGATATAGGATTTGGATTCCATGTGGAGTTTACTTGGTCTGAAGCTTTGAACTACATagaaaaaagggaagaaaagatAGCCAG GCAGATAGAAGAGTACACCCGGTTGATTGCATCAATTAAAGCCCAAATCAAGCTT GTTTGTGAAGGGATTCGAGAATTACTTCAACTTCCAGCTGAGAAATCCTTATCAGAGcggatattttga